DNA sequence from the Streptomyces sp. CA-210063 genome:
GTCCTCGGGGTCCTCGTGCAGGGCGGTGTCCGCCTGCAGGGCGGGGTGGGCCAGCTTCGGGCCGACGAAGTCGACGGGGATGACGGGGTCTCCCTTGAAGTAGATCTCGCCGAACCAGGGGGTGATCAGGTCGGGGTGGTGGACCTCGTAGTGGATGTGGGCCGGACGGTAGAGGCTGCGGCCGATGGCCGCGGCGGCCTCGACGACCCTGTCGATCGCCATGGCGTAGGCATCGGCGTAGGCGACAGGGGTGACGGTGGTGAAGGTGTAGCGGCCGTCGGCGTCGGTGAACAGGTGCCCGCGCAGGTTGTACTTGGGCACTCCGTCGTCGTACAGACCGGAGTAGTTGCCGTTGTTGGCCGCGTGGTAGATCTCCAGCTTGGCGCCCGCGAGCGGCTGTCCGTGGCCGTCCAGGACGCGGCCGGACACGACCAGCGGGGTGCCGGGCTCGTCCGGCCTCATCGGCAGAGTGCCGGGGTTGTCGATCCGTGGGGAGCCGGGGATGACGGTGGGGCTCTTGACGTCCTCGGAGGGGGTGTAGCCGTCCCGGCCGCCCTGGAAGAGCTCGCCGTAGAGCGGCATGGCGGCCAGCGCCAGGGGGGGCGCCGGTGGCC
Encoded proteins:
- a CDS encoding dioxygenase family protein, producing the protein MPLYGELFQGGRDGYTPSEDVKSPTVIPGSPRIDNPGTLPMRPDEPGTPLVVSGRVLDGHGQPLAGAKLEIYHAANNGNYSGLYDDGVPKYNLRGHLFTDADGRYTFTTVTPVAYADAYAMAIDRVVEAAAAIGRSLYRPAHIHYEVHHPDLITPWFGEIYFKGDPVIPVDFVGPKLAHPALQADTALHEDPEDIAAHGFQGPYRSMEFDFVLKTRTSPDTITPKGEKA